The genomic DNA ATCAATATAAAGTAAACTTTAGACTTATGGCTATAgtgcgtttttgtgtgtgtgtctgtgtccgtgttCTGCATCCTGtttcctgcttcctgcttgtgttttgtgtgttctgtgtcGTCGCAAATTAATTCTTGGGCGAAACTGTAATCAGTTTATGTGGCGTCACTGGGGATATCTGCATAAGGGACATTTAAGGCGACATTTAGTATGATTTCAATAGGTAAAATGAATTTCTCGCTGGAGTGGAACTCACCCACAAGGATCTTCCCATATACgaatcatcgtcatcctcgATGAGGCCTGACGTGTGATGATGGCTCTGCTGATCAATAAACAGCAAAGTGTCCTTGCTGCACGTATTCGTCGAGTTGCGCAGCAGCGAGGACAGCGTCTCGGTGCACTCGCGCAGCTTGTAGTTGGAGCTGGTGGAGAAGGAGTGCCGCAGACTGAGGctagccgccgccgccgcttgctgcttttgctgctggtgtgtggCATTCTCCACAGCCGAGACACTGCTCCGCGATCCGTGCCAATTATGGTTGCTCAGCACCTGCCGCGTGAGCTGCAGGCTGGATGATAGCTGCGGGTGCGTGCCATTCACAGtcgcattcccatttccattcccattgaaCATGCCCGAGCATGCGGAGTTCATGTGGCCATTGAGTTTGCTCTGCAGCGTAGATGTCGCCGTCACGGATGTGGTAAGCGAACGTGGCGAGGAACGCGACGAGAGCGAGCTCTCCGACGAagccgagctggaggaggggCTCGCATGTCCATTGGTTCGAACCACTTCAGCGACTGGCAGACTTTCGGGCAGAATTTCGCTGCCGTTTATGACCATCGACAATTCCATGGGCTCCTCTTTCTGCTCCTCGTCCATGGCAAATATGTGCGTGACTTCTTCAAtagttgctgccgctgccgctgccgctgcagctttGGGTtctgtagctgcagctgcacttaTTTGGCTTGGCTCTGGTGTAGCTTCAATCCTCTCATTCTTGGTATCTTCACTCAAACTAACATccgcatcggcatcggcaaaGGCCAACTCCTCAATGTTGAGTGGCAGTTCGTGGGCGGAGAGTTTATGTTCCTCCTGTACCGCAGGTTCTGTGATTTCGGGAGCAACTGAAAGCAGGGTTTGCATACAGATTAATATTCAAGCAAGGGTTGCTTATACAGCTCATTCTCTTACCTTCTTCACCCACAAGTGGAATATGCACGGGCTTGGACTGAGCCTTCTCCGCGGCTGGACCACTTTCGGCCACTTCGCTGGAGCCAGCATCCGCCTTGAGAGCTGCTCCGTCGTTCTCCTTGCCAGATGTTGAGGCGGCCGATGAAGAGGTTGCCGAAGCTGGTGCCGGGGCAATGCGGGAGACCCAGTGATCCCCAGAGTTtgagctggagccggagcaTTCGGCGGCATCGACGCTGCGTCGCTGGTAGAACAGCATATACGCCTCGTTATTGATGATGTCCTGTTCGATGTCGTCCTCGGGCACCTTGCTGACGCGCTGGTCATCGAACTTGTACCACTGCCGGTCGTAGGGGTTCTTGCAGGCCGCCGTATAGTGGCCCGTCTCCAGAGTATCGCCCTGGTGGTAGCAAACGGCATACAGATCGTACCGCGTGTCCTTGGGGTCGCAGCGAGAGTTAAGGGTGGAGGAGCGCGAGTCACCGGAGCGGGCCCGCTTCCACAGATTCGAGCCGCGACCACCGCCGTCCAGTAAGCCCAGTGAGCTGCTGGTTGCACTCTCGTGAACACCCTTGGCCAGGTGGGGGGACATATCGAAGGCGGTTAGCGGGAACTTGACCATCGTGGTGAGCTTTGCCGCCTGCGGACCCTTCGACTGGTGCTGGCGGAAGCGCTTGAAGTGCACCACCAGGATGTCGGGCAGCGACCACAGGCCCAGCGTCTTCACCACTGGCAAATACTGCTGGCAATGGGGACAGCGCCAGGCGTCCTCCGCACTAAGCGTCTCCGCCTTGGTGTAGTGCTCCAGGCACTGCTCCAGCGTTAGCGCGGCGGTATCTTTGGCCTTGCTCGCGCTTAGCCGTGCCACGCTCTCGTGCTCGACGACGGCCTCATCGTCGGTCTCCTGCTGGCGGGCGAGGAAGTGTTCCTCGGGTGAGCTCCATTCCAGCAGGAGCTTAATGTGCGGCGGACCCGCCTCCGAGGCGAGCACTGTGAGCGCCATGTCGATCATTTCGGTGAGCAGCGGATGCTCCACCTGCTCCAGGTAAGTGTCGGGGTCCGCGGAGGGGTCCTGCAGTCGTATGCGGAACATATCCGCCAGCGGCGTGGCATAGGAGAAGACCTCCGGCTTGAGCAGTGGCGACATCTCGCGCAGCATCCGCTTCTGCAGATCCTGGTAGGAGCAGTCGCGCGGCGCTTTCATACTGAATGGTGCCCCGAATCGGGTCATGTCCTTGCCATCCTTTGCTCTGTAAACGTTGGCCACTAGGAGGAGCAGATCTGCCTGTGGGGCAGCTGCTGTAGCAGGGGCAGATGTGATCTTTTCTGCCGCTTCGGGCGCCGACGGGGAGGACGAGGCCTTTGGGGTTGCGGCGGTCTTTGGCTGGGGTCGGGGACTCTCTGCCTCCGCTTCCGGCACCTCGATGCAGTAGATGCTTTCAATGCTGCTGAGCGTCTCCACCGGCTGCGTGTCATAGAAGACATGCGTGAATCCCTCGGCATTGAGGTCCACCAGCACCATGCGCGACCCCGCAATGCCCGTGTCCGTCTGCAGCTGCTCCCGCAGGGCCACAATCGGCGATCCAGCCGGCACTCGCAGCCCCATCTTGATCtgtcgcggctgctgcttcatgTACACCACCGTAACGAAGATCGTCTGCTGTGtgagctgcggcagctgcacgGAGATGCAGTGGAAGGGATCGAAGGTGTTCGACTGCTTCTTGCAGCGCGGGCACGTCAGCGAGGAGCGGAACTGGGCCTGGAACACGGCCTGCACAAAGCTGTTGTTGCACCGGATGTGATTCGCCAGCGTCTCGGCGGCAATGATCTCGTCCGACCGGCCATAGGAGTTCTGTGTGTGAGGTACAAATAAGAGATATTAGCATAGATTTTATTCTGATTTGATTTCCACGTACCTTGATGCTCTTGTAGCGTCGCTTGCTGGCCGTATTGAGGTCCTCGTGCACCTTGTCCAGCAGCCAGAAAAGGAACTCCTGCGCATCGTGCTGCGTGGAGCTGCGAAACTGCGTCCCATATCGATCCACCACCGCCTTGAAGCCCGTGCTGTGGTCGCTCTCGTTGCGGCATGTCCACAGGGCCTTCAGCACATTCGCCAGCTGCTCGGTGAGCTCTCCCTTGGTGCCGAACTTTCGCGAGTTGATCTTGTTGCGTCGCTTGAGGTCAGCCTGTGGCATGGAAAGAGTGAGTATTAGAAGTGATATCCTCCAGTGTCCAACGATTCATTCAATCATTTACCTTGTACTGATCCAAAACAAAGTACTCGGCTAGTATGTCCGTGTGGCTGAGGCACTGCAGCACGGCGTTCATGAAGCAGGTGTTGCCATGATTCTTCAGCCCCATCACTCCGGGCGTCTGATCCGGCGGCCACTGATATCCCCCAATGGGAGGCACTCGatctccgccgccgccgccgccgctgctcgCCGATCCCAATCCATTTGTTTGCCGGTGTTTATTCGCCTggggaaggagagagagagagattgtgtTAGTTGCTGTTGAGTACAACAAATTGATGGCTGAAAGAAACCCGTTTGCCagcccagcctcagcctcagcaaCGGATTGGATGGGGTGAGGTGGATTGGGGAGCAAATGGGTTTCAATTTcgccaattaaaaattgtttagcGCAGCTCTCGGACATCAATTTGCGATAAATgaagaaatattttagttggaaaataagaaaatacaaataaaaaccaacaacaaggaacaagaaagaaaaaagcaaatcCAACTAAAGACCGAATATTGAAATGCTCTTAATCTGCACTGACACTGGCATGTGGCAGAAGGGAGTGAGAAGGAGACGATtctacaaaaaatgtaatgtaaaaataaaaacatttcctcgtaattataattataataattataaaatgtTTCTACTATGCAAAGTGTTTGTACATTAATTCCAAAGACAGTTCTATATCTTATTCTAATATTTGTCGAATCCATTATCGGTACACATATCTCCATTTCggaacacaaaatataatcgTGCAAGAGCTAACGAGCTACGCAAACGTGGAGGATCAatgatgtgtgtttgtggtgtgtgtgtgagtgtgagtggaTCAATTTACTACAAAGACTTGTGTGCTCAAGTGATCAAAGGAATAGCATTCCGAATTGAGTCACGCAATGAGAGTTTCATCCACAGcctaaaaatggaaaattttccaTCAGAAATTAACTCACAAATATAAGAACGATTATGCCATTAAATCTTGCAGGTTTTTAGTTTCTTAAAGTCTTAAATCCACAGCGGAAAATCACGTAAAAACCAAAGAACCAAAGTCTAATAGGTTGAGTTCCATTCTCCAAAAAGAAGCtacagacaaaaacaaaagaaaattcttaaaatgggcgaaaacaaaaaggaaactttcttttaaaactaaaaaaaataaagaataaactttggaattttccacattttgcTGGGCGTGTCCACCTGCTTTGTGTGTCCACTGTACTCGAATTAAATGCAACTGGAGCAACACCTCTTGAGAGAGGTAGTTCGGGGGGCTGTGGGCTTTTCAGTCAAATATGAATTTACGATATTATAAACATGCTTTTTTGGAAACGAATCGCaacgaaatcaaatgaaatgtggGGCTATAACTGAGGCTAAGACTGGGGCTGGTGGCTGTGCCTATTGCTGGGGGCTGAGTGCCTTTAACGGCAGTGAAATTTTGTGGATTATGAAATTGGCAGCCGCCAGTGcgaagcgaaaagcgaaaaactgCGGGGCAGCGAATGGTTAAAGGTCACTGGGGGTCTGTTGCATGCGACGTACGTATGGGTTGCATGAAGATGCGATTGCAATGGTGGGTCTGCGGTCAATGCTAAGTGGGCTTATTTCGtgtatgcacacacagatgttTCCTTGTGTAGTAGGAAGTGAAAGACCGAATGACGGaggcagaaaacaaaaagcagcaaaccAACGGTGAGTAAGcgagagacggagacagacccagacccagagacAGGGCCATAGATGACAGCGTCATAGTTTTGTCTAGCAAATCGATGCCAAAGCTCACAacgtacaacaacaaaaacgtacaaaaaagaaacaaaaactgtaCGAATAATGGAATCAATAGAGAAGCAAAATCATAGATGAAGACAGAGACCCGCAAAAGCGGCGcacaaatcgaaaacaaaGCCGGTTATATTTTTaccaattttttgtgttgttgctgaaaGCGAAAACCCACGCATCAGAGATCCccaaaacaagaaagaaagaaagaaatccaATGGCAAATAGTAaattggccaaacaaaaagcagtaagaaataaagaaataaatcgCTTTGGGTTGTCTGCTTGTGGGTGGGCGTGGTGTGTGGATCTCTGTCGTGTGGGGGTCACTGGCTCTACTCCTGATGATCATGACATTACCAGCATGCGATGCACTGTActttgaatgtgaatgtgttCTGGATTTATACCTCTTTCCTGCGCCAGCATCCGGTGTAGAAGGGAACGATGTCTATCAAGTTAACACGACTTGCGGCGGCAGAGCTCTGCTCCTCCGACTTGGAGATGCAGCAAACGAAAAGGTGGGGGGAATCGAAATGTTAGTTCAAAGAGCAATAAAGCACAGTTCAAATAGTGTATGGTTAGCATCGATATTTTTGAGAGGTTCCCCACAAAGTTTGCATAGAAAGTTCGCCCTGAGACACCTCCGAGCCAGATATTGTTGCCAAAGAAAATTGACATTGAACTGACGGTTGCCTGCTGCATCCGACATTTGCCTTATTCGGAATGGTCCATACTTGTATTTGGAAGAGCAAGAGAAACTATATTGAATGGCAGCCAAGTGGCTGCTCAAGTGCCTGACAAAGAAAGATGCCACCAAAAAGGGCATGAACTTGAGGCACAATTTAAAGCGCTTCCAACATCTGTGGCAAACTTTAAGTCGCAACCCCTGGACTGACCTTCAAACCGTTCCGTTCGATAAGCGGATTTTGTTTGGGAATATGAGTGGCGCCAGAGCTCCTGCTCCGTGGCGTTAAGCCGAAAAGGTTTTGCATTTAAGCACAAGCTCTGCTCATTAGACAAACCCCATTAAGTCCCATTCCACGGTGATGTAAACCGAGGAGCCCACAGCCCCGCGGCAATCGGGgcatctgtggctgtggcaaataaattgaatggaattttttAGTTGCCACAAACGCATGTCCAGATCTTCtttctgtatatatgtacatatgtattcagCGTTCATTCTTTATACGTATACATATTATatgaatgtttgtttgtggctgctgctgacctAATCGCGTTGTTGGTCCGGCTGCCATGTGAAGCATTTCTCACACAGCTGGAGATCCAGACTTCGAGACTTGTATGTTGCGCATACGACGCGTATGCCGTTGCCGTATGCCGCAGTTCAAATTTCTCCTTTCTTTCCATACCTCGTGCCGTGTCCGTGTACCCCCGCCTCAGCTTCTGTTAATTGAGCCGCAAGCAGGGCATAGAAGTAGCCATCGGCCACTTGTCTCAATTTACCCTGGCAGCAATTTTATCATCATCTACATACAAATGTTGTATGTACATCGTCAGTGCGtggcatcgtcatcgtcattattatttataaatttaagcACATTTCTggcttgttttgtttgcatttgaagTCTCCAACAAGTGGGCACCCATCCCAAAATGTTTATGCATATCCACAGGGTGGTGTCAGGTTTTGTTTGGTGTATGGTTCGATTGTCGATTGGCCCGGACCGCGCTGGCTACTTCTGTGGAATAGTCCAACATATTATAGTCTAGCAGCAGAAGTTGGTTTCCCAGTTCGACTTTCCCATTAGCAAGCGTACACTTACGGCCATTCGCCTCCAGTTGTCGCTATGTTCCCCTGTTACCTTTTGTACCCGATATCCCTTATCGTATCTTCTTTTACAGGGTAATAGATGCTTCGAGCAGCATTACCCGAACTCTGTGCACGTCTTGTTTACAATTACGTAGCAGTTAACAAATTCTCTTTAACTTGATTTATCGAATTATTTTGCTAAAGTCTCGAATTCTTTTCGGCTTCGTTCGGCTTCTCGCTATGTGCCACCAGAAAATTCCATTCTCGTATGTTGTGTTTCGTGATAAGCCCGCCCCCCACACGAGAGATCGCGATAGCTTGCGAGCATTTTTGTTATAGATattgcactgcactgcatTCTCGAgtatttgttttactttttgcgTAACCcacaaaggaaagaaaagcaaaaaaaaagggcaacaacaaatatatttcttgTTAATGTTTTTGCAGTTACGATTAcgtttttattaaataattgtaaataattgAAGATAATTGCATGGgtcatgttgttgttgttgttattgttgctgccatgACGCTATTATTACTTCCCAGATCTTGTCTTCGAACATGAATGAAATTGGCTTTTGGATTGGGCCCCCCCTCCATCCCGGCTGAGTCTGTGACTAGGTTCTCCTACCGGTTAGACCGCATTTTATTAATGGAGCCACTCGACACACAAACTATTATTAGCGTTAGACCTCTCTCGATCACTCTCTTCCAGTACCTATGTACTGTCTCTGCCTGGTTCTCCCTATCGATAGTCGTTTGTCATGCGTCGCCTAATCATAAAATCGCATTTAAAATTCCCTCAAGTCCGGCGGGGTATATTCTGaagtaaaagttttgctgcGGCAATCGATCACGtgacacacatatgcataaatactATGTATAACGATCGCGTCATAAGCATTGATTTCGAAATACGATTCCCAATGGATTTACGGCCTTTTACTGcgctgaagctgaagttgaagcATTTTTCCACGGCCGTGATTTGGAGAATCTCGTCTTGCCTGTCTCTCAGATAAAACACAATCATTTGACAAACATTGGAGATTAAGATATAGCTTAGTTAGCGGCTTAATCAAGTGTCTGCTACGCTACCTTTTCCGTTTCCATTGTTACCCGCTCTCTATGGAACCCTTCTTCCTGTGCTAATTAGATCTTGTTGTTGAGATCTACTTACGTAAAGGCGCTCTCGCACGTGGCTAGCAACTTGCGATGTGCACTGAAAGTGGCACGCCCCTTTTGGTTGCCTCGATTACGACGTGGAGGAGAACGGAAAAGCTTTGTCAAGGTTGTCTCTTGGTGTCTACAATGGGGAGCTATAATCAGGCCACCTTGGAAATATATAGAGTGCTTATCATACACGTCTATGGGCCCCATATCTACATAATGTACAGTGCGTATCGCAAGTGTAGGGATATTTGAACAAATTATCAATCAAATGAACAAGTGATTCATTGAAATTATTTGTCAGGactaatcaataaataatataaatggaTTTACCcgaaatatttttagaaattCAAAGTGCTTGCGTCTATGATACTTGGAGTACATATTacgaaaggaaaagaaaaatacgCATGACTTCTGTCTACCCAACTGATATCTAAATTTAGTTTCGACTGAAGTATTCCCAGGGACCCGGGCCTTGGGCAAGGGCAAATAGGTTTCTGGCCTACAGATGGGGCATACATTTTGCACCTTCTCACTTAGCCTCAGTTTTAGGGTCGCGCCAAGCGAGAGTG from Drosophila subobscura isolate 14011-0131.10 chromosome E, UCBerk_Dsub_1.0, whole genome shotgun sequence includes the following:
- the LOC117891436 gene encoding ubiquitin carboxyl-terminal hydrolase 43 isoform X1; this encodes MGTTKEQQNEGDAAAAAAAVGATHTAPTQHQRREEEEEKAKTLPTPSVVIIPAAQGSTMATNAAKKIRRAFSMPRNPFRWSRKFKTAAAAAALTTDAESGAGKDKAGERRGSHTAISSCVSGGRGRSGSIVSLSSYEAAPGDASATTTTNTNANCNSSNNTNNSNINSNKRARVLRRSSFKKFLNRIAQHLSATVNVGSEEQSSAAASRVNLIDIVPFYTGCWRRKEANKHRQTNGLGSASSGGGGGGDRVPPIGGYQWPPDQTPGVMGLKNHGNTCFMNAVLQCLSHTDILAEYFVLDQYKADLKRRNKINSRKFGTKGELTEQLANVLKALWTCRNESDHSTGFKAVVDRYGTQFRSSTQHDAQEFLFWLLDKVHEDLNTASKRRYKSIKNSYGRSDEIIAAETLANHIRCNNSFVQAVFQAQFRSSLTCPRCKKQSNTFDPFHCISVQLPQLTQQTIFVTVVYMKQQPRQIKMGLRVPAGSPIVALREQLQTDTGIAGSRMVLVDLNAEGFTHVFYDTQPVETLSSIESIYCIEVPEAEAESPRPQPKTAATPKASSSPSAPEAAEKITSAPATAAAPQADLLLLVANVYRAKDGKDMTRFGAPFSMKAPRDCSYQDLQKRMLREMSPLLKPEVFSYATPLADMFRIRLQDPSADPDTYLEQVEHPLLTEMIDMALTVLASEAGPPHIKLLLEWSSPEEHFLARQQETDDEAVVEHESVARLSASKAKDTAALTLEQCLEHYTKAETLSAEDAWRCPHCQQYLPVVKTLGLWSLPDILVVHFKRFRQHQSKGPQAAKLTTMVKFPLTAFDMSPHLAKGVHESATSSSLGLLDGGGRGSNLWKRARSGDSRSSTLNSRCDPKDTRYDLYAVCYHQGDTLETGHYTAACKNPYDRQWYKFDDQRVSKVPEDDIEQDIINNEAYMLFYQRRSVDAAECSGSSSNSGDHWVSRIAPAPASATSSSAASTSGKENDGAALKADAGSSEVAESGPAAEKAQSKPVHIPLVGEEVAPEITEPAVQEEHKLSAHELPLNIEELAFADADADVSLSEDTKNERIEATPEPSQISAAAATEPKAAAAAAAAATIEEVTHIFAMDEEQKEEPMELSMVINGSEILPESLPVAEVVRTNGHASPSSSSASSESSLSSRSSPRSLTTSVTATSTLQSKLNGHMNSACSGMFNGNGNGNATVNGTHPQLSSSLQLTRQVLSNHNWHGSRSSVSAVENATHQQQKQQAAAAASLSLRHSFSTSSNYKLRECTETLSSLLRNSTNTCSKDTLLFIDQQSHHHTSGLIEDDDDSYMGRSLWISPVTPHKLITVSPKN
- the LOC117891436 gene encoding ubiquitin carboxyl-terminal hydrolase 43 isoform X2; translated protein: MGTTKEQQNEGDAAAAAAAVGATHTAPTQHQRREEEEEKAKTLPTPSVVIIPAAQGSTMATNAAKKIRRAFSMPRNPFRWSRKFKTAAAAAALTTDAESGAGKDKAGERRGSHTAISSCVSGGRGRSGSIVSLSSYEAAPGDASATTTTNTNANCNSSNNTNNSNINSNKRARVLRRSSFKKFLNRIAQHLSATVNVGANKHRQTNGLGSASSGGGGGGDRVPPIGGYQWPPDQTPGVMGLKNHGNTCFMNAVLQCLSHTDILAEYFVLDQYKADLKRRNKINSRKFGTKGELTEQLANVLKALWTCRNESDHSTGFKAVVDRYGTQFRSSTQHDAQEFLFWLLDKVHEDLNTASKRRYKSIKNSYGRSDEIIAAETLANHIRCNNSFVQAVFQAQFRSSLTCPRCKKQSNTFDPFHCISVQLPQLTQQTIFVTVVYMKQQPRQIKMGLRVPAGSPIVALREQLQTDTGIAGSRMVLVDLNAEGFTHVFYDTQPVETLSSIESIYCIEVPEAEAESPRPQPKTAATPKASSSPSAPEAAEKITSAPATAAAPQADLLLLVANVYRAKDGKDMTRFGAPFSMKAPRDCSYQDLQKRMLREMSPLLKPEVFSYATPLADMFRIRLQDPSADPDTYLEQVEHPLLTEMIDMALTVLASEAGPPHIKLLLEWSSPEEHFLARQQETDDEAVVEHESVARLSASKAKDTAALTLEQCLEHYTKAETLSAEDAWRCPHCQQYLPVVKTLGLWSLPDILVVHFKRFRQHQSKGPQAAKLTTMVKFPLTAFDMSPHLAKGVHESATSSSLGLLDGGGRGSNLWKRARSGDSRSSTLNSRCDPKDTRYDLYAVCYHQGDTLETGHYTAACKNPYDRQWYKFDDQRVSKVPEDDIEQDIINNEAYMLFYQRRSVDAAECSGSSSNSGDHWVSRIAPAPASATSSSAASTSGKENDGAALKADAGSSEVAESGPAAEKAQSKPVHIPLVGEEVAPEITEPAVQEEHKLSAHELPLNIEELAFADADADVSLSEDTKNERIEATPEPSQISAAAATEPKAAAAAAAAATIEEVTHIFAMDEEQKEEPMELSMVINGSEILPESLPVAEVVRTNGHASPSSSSASSESSLSSRSSPRSLTTSVTATSTLQSKLNGHMNSACSGMFNGNGNGNATVNGTHPQLSSSLQLTRQVLSNHNWHGSRSSVSAVENATHQQQKQQAAAAASLSLRHSFSTSSNYKLRECTETLSSLLRNSTNTCSKDTLLFIDQQSHHHTSGLIEDDDDSYMGRSLWISPVTPHKLITVSPKN